Proteins from one Oncorhynchus masou masou isolate Uvic2021 chromosome 12, UVic_Omas_1.1, whole genome shotgun sequence genomic window:
- the LOC135549531 gene encoding serine/arginine-rich splicing factor 6-like, translating into MSRVYIGRLSYRAREKDVEKFFKGYGKILEVDLKNGYGFVEFDDPRDADDAVYDLNGKDLCGERVIVEHTKGPRRDGSYGSGGGGGGGGGGGGGGRSGGGYGRGGRDRYGPPARTDYRLIVENLSSRCSWQDLKDYMRQAGEVTYADTNKGRRNEGVIEFRLYSDMKRALEKLDGTEVNGRKIRLIEDRPGAKRSKRSYSRSRSRSRSRSRRSRKSRSDSSSRSRSRGAGSRSRSRSHSKKDKTKGSRDEERTNGAHKAKEGRGARSRSRSKSKKSSKKEGKKSRKDESRSRSRSRSAAKDRSRKSGSKSREPAKSDDEGAAAEKGAVRSRSRSHTPAESKPKSKSKSPSPSPAKARSRSPSVSRSESRSKSRSASRSRSRSLSES; encoded by the exons GTATGGGTTTGTTGAATTTGATGACCCCCGCGATGCAGATGATGCTGTGTATGACCTGAATGGGAAAGACCTGTGTGGGGAGAGGGTTATTGTGGAACACACAAAGGGGCCGCGGCGGGACGGCAGCTATGGCtcaggaggaggcggaggaggaggtggtggcgGCGGAGGAGGTGGAAGAA GCGGGGGTGGGTATGGGCGTGGTGGCAGAGACCGATATGGCCCACCGGCAAGGACAGACTATCGGCTGATCGTCGAGAACCTGTCCAGTCGCTGCAGTTGGCAAGACCTGAAG GACTACATGAGGCAGGCGGGTGAGGTGACGTATGCTGACACCAATAAGGGGCGCAGGAACGAGGGAGTTATAGAGTTCAGGCTGTACTCTGACATGAAGAGAGCCCTGGAGAAGCTGGACGGCACAGAGGTGAACGGCAGGAAGATCCGGCTGATTGAGGACCGCCCCGGGGCCAAGCGCAGCAAGCGCTCTTACTCTCGCAGTCGATCCCG gTCTCGCTCCAGGAGCCGTCGGTCCCGTAAGAGCCGCAGTGACAGCAGCAGTCGCTCACGCTCCAG GGGTGCTGGCTCCCGCTCCCGAAGCCGCTCCCACAGCAAGAAGGACAAGACCAAGGGCAGCAGAGATGAGGAGCGCACCAACGGTGCCCACAAGGCCAAGGAGGGGCGCGGGGCCCGTAGCAGGAGCCGCAGCAAGAGCAAAAAGAGCAGCAAAAAAGAAGGGAAGAAGAGCAGGAAGGATGAGTCTAGATCCAGGTCCCGCTCCAGATCAGCAGCGAAGGATCGCTCCCGGAAGTCGGGCTCGAAGAGCCGCGAGCCGGCCAAGAGCGATGACGAGGGAGCTGCAGCTGAGAAGGGGGCCGTCCGTTCCCGCTCTCGCTCCCACACCCCTGCCGAATCCAAACCCAAGTCAAAGTCCaaatctccatctccctccccggCCAAAGCCCGCTCCCGTTCCCCCTCCGTCTCCCGCTCAGAGTCCCGCTCCAAATCTCGCTCCGCGTCTCGTTCTCGCTCCCGCTCTCTATCAGAGTCCTGA